A region of Rhodamnia argentea isolate NSW1041297 chromosome 9, ASM2092103v1, whole genome shotgun sequence DNA encodes the following proteins:
- the LOC115740819 gene encoding uncharacterized protein LOC115740819, producing the protein MRKTEKSLESSEQKRLDRPSSVVWDCGSALYDSFELKSFKRQLDSAISARTLSMPHLPDRRAFPLPPPPPAAQQQQQQQPQPKPTASTAAKKHSRISRSIQKLLRSVFKPKPSSPPAFGIGNRYSSVVGEGLCLAYDKSGALTTILESPEAECLGKLSPEMDRFVRKTASEEVRA; encoded by the coding sequence atgagaaaaacGGAGAAATCGCTGGAATCGTCCGAGCAGAAGCGACTCGACCGGCCTAGCTCCGTGGTGTGGGACTGCGGGAGCGCCCTCTACGACTCCTTCGAGCTCAAGTCCTTCAAGCGCCAGCTCGACTCCGCCATCTCCGCCCGCACCCTGTCCATGCCTCACCTCCCCGACCGCCGCGCCTTcccccttcctcctcctcctcctgctgctcaacagcaacagcaacagcaaccgCAACCGAAACCGACCGCCTCGACGGCGGCGAAGAAGCACTCCCGGATCTCGCGGTCCATCCAGAAGCTGCTGCGGTCGGTCTTCAAGCCGAAGCCGAGCTCGCCCCCGGCGTTCGGCATCGGCAATCGGTACTCGAGCGTCGTCGGCGAGGGGCTCTGCCTCGCGTACGACAAGTCCGGCGCGCTGACCACGATTCTGGAGTCCCCGGAGGCTGAGTGCCTGGGGAAGTTGTCGCCAGAGATGGATCGGTTCGTGAGGAAGACCGCGTCCGAAGAGGTTCGCGCCTAG
- the LOC115740817 gene encoding protein SEH1 isoform X1 gives MEKSLLKLDKGTTCTSWNYSGDRLASGSVDGTLAVFDLRHPASSSFACTSRTKVDEGSIVKIVWVPPEYGDAVACVCEDGTFSLWEELTEDSLPVQWKLCERFKSSSAKVLDVQFGVSPSSLKMVVASSNGYVKVYELTNPMELKNWQLQAEFQNVIDLVSPSSKTLCLSASISWNPLRGEGQGSSFVLGFSSDSPQLTSSKVWEFDRAHQRWLPVAEMALPDDRGDQVHGVAWAPNIGRPYEVIAVATEKGISIWHLSLNVEVDGRLSVEKVASLSGHEGEVWQMEWDMSGMTLATTASDGTVKLWQSNLKGSWQEQATFVPT, from the exons ATGGAGAAGTCGCTGCTGAAGTTGGACAAGGGCACTACCTGCACTTCCTGGAACTACTCCGGCGACAGATTGGCTTCCGGCTCCGTCGACGGAACCCTTGCCGTCTTCGACTTGCGCCACCCGGCTTCCTCTTCCTTTGCCTGCACTTCCAGAACCAAG GTGGATGAGGGGAGTATTGTGAAGATAGTCTGGGTTCCTCCAGAATATGGCGATGCGGTGGCTTGCGTATGTGAGGATGGAACTTTCTCGTTGTGGGAAGAGCTCACTGAAG ATTCTCTACCCGTTCAGTGGAAACTTTGTGAGCGCTTTAAAAGCAGTTCAGCGAAGGTGTTGGATGTCCAATTTGGTGTTTCTCCTTCAAGTTTGAAAATG GTCGTTGCTTCCTCAAATGGGTATGTGAAAGTCTATGAACTGACGAATCCCATGGAGCTGAAGAATTGGCAACTTCAG GCCGAATTCCAGAATGTTATCGATCTGGTTTCCCCTTCTTCAAAGACCTTGTGCTTGTCGGCATCAATTTCTTGGAATCCACTAAGAGGTGAAGGCCAGGGATCGAGCTTTGTCTTGGGTTTCAGTTCAGATAGTCCGCAGCTTACTTCCTCCAAG gtgtGGGAATTTGATCGGGCACATCAAAGGTGGCTCCCAGTAGCAGAGATGGCTTTGCCTGATGACAGGGGTGATCAGGTTCATGGCGTTGCATGGGCACCTAACATTGGAAG GCCTTATGAGGTCATAGCTGTTGCAACTGAGAAAGGAATCTCAATCTGGCATCTTAGCCTGAATGTTGAAGTGGATGGAAGGCTCTCGGTGGAAAAGGTTGCGTCTCTTTCTGGTCATGAAGGCGAG GTGTGGCAAATGGAATGGGACATGAGTGGAATGACCTTGGCAACAACTGCAAGTGATGGCACGGTGAAACTGTGGCAATCTAACTTGAAGGGTTCATGGCAGGAACAAGCTACATTT
- the LOC115740817 gene encoding protein SEH1 isoform X2, which produces MEKSLLKLDKGTTCTSWNYSGDRLASGSVDGTLAVFDLRHPASSSFACTSRTKVDEGSIVKIVWVPPEYGDAVACVCEDGTFSLWEELTEDSLPVQWKLCERFKSSSAKVLDVQFGVSPSSLKMAEFQNVIDLVSPSSKTLCLSASISWNPLRGEGQGSSFVLGFSSDSPQLTSSKVWEFDRAHQRWLPVAEMALPDDRGDQVHGVAWAPNIGRPYEVIAVATEKGISIWHLSLNVEVDGRLSVEKVASLSGHEGEVWQMEWDMSGMTLATTASDGTVKLWQSNLKGSWQEQATFVPT; this is translated from the exons ATGGAGAAGTCGCTGCTGAAGTTGGACAAGGGCACTACCTGCACTTCCTGGAACTACTCCGGCGACAGATTGGCTTCCGGCTCCGTCGACGGAACCCTTGCCGTCTTCGACTTGCGCCACCCGGCTTCCTCTTCCTTTGCCTGCACTTCCAGAACCAAG GTGGATGAGGGGAGTATTGTGAAGATAGTCTGGGTTCCTCCAGAATATGGCGATGCGGTGGCTTGCGTATGTGAGGATGGAACTTTCTCGTTGTGGGAAGAGCTCACTGAAG ATTCTCTACCCGTTCAGTGGAAACTTTGTGAGCGCTTTAAAAGCAGTTCAGCGAAGGTGTTGGATGTCCAATTTGGTGTTTCTCCTTCAAGTTTGAAAATG GCCGAATTCCAGAATGTTATCGATCTGGTTTCCCCTTCTTCAAAGACCTTGTGCTTGTCGGCATCAATTTCTTGGAATCCACTAAGAGGTGAAGGCCAGGGATCGAGCTTTGTCTTGGGTTTCAGTTCAGATAGTCCGCAGCTTACTTCCTCCAAG gtgtGGGAATTTGATCGGGCACATCAAAGGTGGCTCCCAGTAGCAGAGATGGCTTTGCCTGATGACAGGGGTGATCAGGTTCATGGCGTTGCATGGGCACCTAACATTGGAAG GCCTTATGAGGTCATAGCTGTTGCAACTGAGAAAGGAATCTCAATCTGGCATCTTAGCCTGAATGTTGAAGTGGATGGAAGGCTCTCGGTGGAAAAGGTTGCGTCTCTTTCTGGTCATGAAGGCGAG GTGTGGCAAATGGAATGGGACATGAGTGGAATGACCTTGGCAACAACTGCAAGTGATGGCACGGTGAAACTGTGGCAATCTAACTTGAAGGGTTCATGGCAGGAACAAGCTACATTT